A section of the Serratia liquefaciens ATCC 27592 genome encodes:
- the paaE gene encoding 1,2-phenylacetyl-CoA epoxidase subunit PaaE translates to MTVFHRLNVAAIERETPDAVAITLRVPEELKSHYCYTPGQHLTLKAQVDGEELRRCYSICSAPQEGLLQIGVKAIHQGRFSSFVNRLLKVGDALEVMVPQGRFGYQPQAENSGNYLAIAAGSGITPMLSIIKATLQLEPNSSFTLIYGNRSSRSVMFKETLSDLKNRYPQRFQPLYLFSQESLDSPLLSGRIDRERLLAIGGALLDYRDYDHAFICGPQTMMDDAQSVLEQVGVAAERIHSERFNTSGVVARPVNDTPRNATRVAILLDGRRLDIEVGSQDDSILDAALRQGADLPYACKGGVCATCKCRLKAGQVDMAVNYSLEPDQLAAGYVLSCQSWPRGDGVVLDFDV, encoded by the coding sequence ATGACGGTCTTCCATCGCCTGAACGTCGCCGCCATCGAGCGCGAAACGCCGGACGCCGTAGCTATCACTCTGCGCGTGCCCGAAGAGCTGAAAAGTCATTACTGCTACACCCCCGGCCAACATCTGACGCTAAAGGCGCAGGTGGATGGCGAAGAGCTGCGCCGCTGCTATTCCATCTGCAGCGCTCCTCAGGAAGGGCTGCTGCAGATCGGCGTTAAAGCCATCCATCAGGGCCGCTTTTCCTCGTTCGTTAATCGGCTACTGAAAGTCGGCGACGCGCTGGAGGTGATGGTGCCGCAGGGCCGTTTCGGCTACCAGCCACAGGCGGAAAACAGCGGCAACTACCTGGCGATTGCCGCAGGTTCCGGCATCACGCCGATGCTGTCGATCATCAAAGCCACCCTGCAACTTGAACCAAACAGCAGCTTCACGCTGATTTACGGCAACCGCAGCAGCCGTTCGGTGATGTTCAAGGAGACGCTGTCCGATCTGAAAAACCGCTATCCACAACGTTTTCAGCCGCTGTATCTGTTCAGCCAGGAGAGCCTCGACAGCCCGCTGCTCAGTGGGCGCATCGACCGCGAGCGCCTGTTGGCGATCGGCGGCGCGCTGCTGGATTACCGCGACTATGACCATGCCTTTATCTGCGGCCCGCAAACCATGATGGACGACGCCCAAAGCGTGCTGGAACAGGTCGGCGTAGCCGCCGAGCGTATCCACAGCGAGCGCTTTAACACCAGCGGCGTGGTCGCCCGCCCGGTCAACGACACCCCGCGCAACGCCACGCGAGTGGCGATTTTGCTCGATGGCCGCCGGTTGGATATCGAGGTCGGCTCGCAGGACGACAGCATTCTGGACGCGGCGCTGCGTCAGGGTGCCGATCTTCCCTATGCCTGCAAAGGCGGCGTGTGCGCCACCTGCAAGTGCCGGTTAAAAGCCGGTCAGGTGGACATGGCCGTCAACTACAGCCTGGAGCCGGATCAACTCGCGGCAGGCTACGTATTGAGCTGCCAGTCGTGGCCACGCGGTGACGGTGTGGTGCTGGACTTTGACGTATAG
- the paaD gene encoding 1,2-phenylacetyl-CoA epoxidase subunit PaaD, translating into MNITRLQAAEIPQIWHCLQQISDPELPVLSITDLGMVRDVEADGDGWRITFTPTYSGCPATEFLLEAIEQRLAEAGFAPVKVDIRLSPAWTTDWMNASARERLREYGVAPPQGHTCDKPQAAGPVPCPRCGSTHSEKISEFGSTACKALYRCCDCREPFDYFKCI; encoded by the coding sequence ATGAACATTACCCGGCTGCAGGCCGCGGAAATTCCGCAAATCTGGCACTGCCTGCAACAGATCAGCGATCCGGAACTGCCGGTGCTGTCGATTACCGATCTGGGCATGGTTCGCGACGTTGAAGCCGACGGCGACGGCTGGCGCATTACCTTTACGCCAACCTACTCCGGCTGCCCCGCCACCGAGTTCCTGCTCGAAGCCATCGAGCAGCGGCTGGCCGAGGCCGGCTTTGCCCCGGTCAAAGTGGACATTCGCCTCAGCCCGGCGTGGACCACCGACTGGATGAACGCCTCGGCGCGTGAACGGCTGCGTGAATACGGCGTCGCACCGCCACAGGGCCATACCTGCGACAAACCGCAGGCTGCAGGCCCGGTGCCCTGCCCGCGCTGCGGCAGCACCCACAGCGAAAAAATCAGCGAATTCGGCTCCACCGCCTGCAAAGCGCTGTATCGCTGCTGCGATTGCCGCGAACCCTTCGACTATTTCAAATGCATTTAG
- the paaC gene encoding 1,2-phenylacetyl-CoA epoxidase subunit PaaC gives MTFNNDPLVTYVLRQGDTPLILAQRLCAWCGHAPELEIDLALANIGLDLLGQARNFLGYAAELAGPQFSEDRLAFGRDEREFHNLLLAEQPNGGFNDTLVRQFLMDAYHVQLHLALSQSRDAQLAAIAAKSLKEAHYHLRFSRGWMIRLGDGSPVSHQKMQQSLDGLWRFTAELFHADELELQLAEQGIAADPRQLEAPWLALVEETLQQATLTLPAEQAFRHGGKQGRHSEHLGPLLAEMQFLQRAYPNANW, from the coding sequence ATGACCTTCAATAACGATCCACTCGTCACCTATGTCCTGCGTCAGGGCGATACGCCACTGATCCTCGCCCAGCGCTTGTGCGCCTGGTGCGGCCACGCGCCGGAACTGGAGATCGACCTGGCGCTGGCCAACATCGGCCTAGACCTACTCGGCCAGGCGCGCAACTTTCTCGGTTATGCCGCCGAACTGGCCGGGCCGCAATTCAGCGAAGACCGACTGGCCTTCGGCCGTGACGAACGTGAGTTCCATAACCTGCTGCTGGCGGAACAGCCCAACGGCGGCTTCAACGACACTCTGGTGCGGCAGTTCCTGATGGACGCCTACCACGTGCAGCTGCATCTGGCCTTGAGCCAAAGTCGCGATGCGCAACTCGCCGCCATCGCCGCCAAGTCACTGAAAGAGGCGCATTACCACCTGCGTTTCAGCCGTGGCTGGATGATCCGTCTGGGTGACGGCAGCCCCGTCAGCCACCAAAAAATGCAGCAGTCGCTGGATGGCCTGTGGCGTTTTACCGCCGAGCTGTTCCATGCCGATGAGCTTGAACTGCAGTTGGCAGAACAGGGTATCGCCGCCGATCCGCGCCAGCTTGAGGCTCCGTGGCTGGCGCTGGTTGAAGAAACGCTGCAACAGGCCACCCTGACGCTGCCGGCAGAGCAGGCGTTCCGCCACGGCGGTAAACAGGGTCGGCACAGCGAACATCTCGGTCCGCTGCTGGCCGAGATGCAGTTCCTGCAACGCGCCTATCCCAACGCAAACTGGTAA
- the paaB gene encoding 1,2-phenylacetyl-CoA epoxidase subunit PaaB codes for MTHAQWPLYEVFIRSKQGLAHRHVGSLHAADDQMALENARDAYTRRNEGCSIWVVQSSHLIASQPEDREAFFDPSDDKIYRHPTFYTIPDGIKNM; via the coding sequence ATGACACATGCCCAATGGCCACTGTATGAAGTGTTTATCCGCAGCAAACAAGGGCTGGCGCACCGTCACGTCGGCAGCCTGCACGCCGCCGACGACCAGATGGCGCTGGAAAACGCCCGCGATGCCTATACCCGCCGCAACGAAGGCTGCTCAATCTGGGTGGTGCAATCCAGCCACCTGATCGCCTCGCAGCCGGAAGATCGTGAAGCCTTTTTCGATCCGTCCGATGACAAGATCTACCGTCATCCGACGTTCTACACCATTCCCGACGGCATCAAGAACATGTAG
- the paaF gene encoding 2,3-dehydroadipyl-CoA hydratase PaaF, which produces METPLILQHRQARVLTLELHRPQARNALNTPCLEQLVYLLEQADADTAIGAVVITGTTRFFAAGADLHELQRQDLPATLTDRRPLLWQRLAQFSKPLLAAVNGYALGAGCELALACDIVICGESARFGLPEITLGLMPGAGGTQRLIRCVGKSFASQMVLSGEAINASRALQCGLVSEVCVDALTLERAQQIAEHISRQAPLALRAAKQALKQAEETGLSQGLLIERQQFATLAATDDRREGIAAFFEKRTPNYQGR; this is translated from the coding sequence ATGGAAACCCCTTTGATCCTGCAACATCGCCAGGCGCGCGTGCTGACGCTGGAACTGCACCGTCCACAAGCGCGCAATGCCCTGAACACACCCTGCCTGGAGCAGCTGGTTTATTTACTGGAACAGGCCGATGCCGATACCGCCATTGGCGCAGTAGTGATCACCGGCACAACGCGTTTCTTTGCCGCCGGTGCCGATCTGCACGAACTGCAACGGCAGGACCTGCCCGCTACGCTGACGGATCGCCGCCCGCTGTTGTGGCAACGGCTGGCGCAGTTCAGTAAACCGCTGCTGGCGGCAGTGAACGGCTATGCACTCGGCGCCGGCTGCGAGCTGGCGCTGGCCTGCGACATTGTCATTTGCGGCGAAAGCGCCCGCTTTGGCCTGCCGGAAATCACCCTCGGCCTGATGCCAGGGGCCGGCGGCACTCAGCGCTTGATTCGCTGCGTCGGTAAGTCCTTCGCCAGTCAGATGGTGCTGAGTGGCGAAGCCATTAACGCCTCGCGCGCATTGCAGTGCGGGTTGGTCAGTGAAGTGTGCGTCGACGCCCTGACGCTGGAACGCGCACAGCAGATCGCCGAGCACATCAGCAGGCAGGCCCCGCTGGCACTGCGCGCCGCCAAACAGGCGCTGAAACAGGCGGAGGAAACCGGCCTTAGCCAAGGGCTGCTCATCGAACGCCAGCAGTTTGCCACCCTGGCCGCCACCGACGATCGCCGCGAGGGCATCGCCGCCTTCTTCGAAAAACGTACGCCAAACTATCAGGGGCGCTGA